GGGATGTCGCTTCCATGATGAAAAACCGTTTCAGCCGCCGACCGTTCCGGCAAGCTTGAAGATGGGCAGATACATGGCGATGACCAGACCGCCGACGGTGGTGCCGAGAAAAAGCATGAGCAAGGGTTCGAGCATGGCGGTGAGCGCCGAGACCGCGTCGTCGACCTCATCGTCGTAGAAGTCGGCGATCTTGTTGAGCATGGTGTCGATGGCGCCCGACTGCTCGCCGACGGAAATCATCTGGCACACCATGGGCGGAAACACCCCGGATTTTTCCAGGGGCTCGGCGATAGTCTTGCCCTCGCTGATGCTCTGGCGCACCTTGTAGATGGCGGTCTCCACCGTCTTGTTGCCGGCGGTCTTGGCGACGATGTCGAGACCGTCGAGAATCGGCACGCCCGAGGAGATCATGGTGCCCAGGGTGCGGGTGAATTTGGCCACCGCCGCCTTGCGGATCAGCGGGCCGAACACCGGCAGCTTGAGCGCCCAGTCGTCGATGCGGGCGCGACCCTTCTTGGTGCGGTAGATCTTCTTGAAAAGAAAGACCAGCAGAACAAAGCCTGCGATGATGGCCAGGATGTAATCCTGCACGAAGTTGCTCATGTTGATGACGACCTGGGTCGGCGCGGGCAGCGAGCCGCCGAAATCGGCGAACATGGATTCAAAGGCGGGAATGACGAACACCAGGATCACGGCGATGACGATGAAGGCGATGCCCACGACCGTGGCCGGATAGGTCATGGCGCTCTTGATCTTTTTCTTGAGCTTGAGGGCCTTCTCGATGTAGGCCGCCAGGCGGTTGAGAATGGTGTCGAGAATACCGCCCACCTCGCCGGCGGCCACCAGGTTGACGTAAAGCTCGTCAAAGGCCTTGGGATGCTTCTTGAGCGCGTCGGCGAAGGTCGAGCCGGATTCCACATCCTCCTTGACCTGCACCAGGATCTTCTTGAAAGTCTTGTTGTCCTGCTGGCGGCCGAGGATATCCAGGCACTGCACCAGGGGCAGGCCCGCGTCGATCATGGTGGCGAACTGACGGGTAAACACCACCAGATCCTTGGTGGTGATGCGCGGCTCCATGCCGGGAATCTTCAGGTCGCGATCCAGACCCTTGCCGCGCTCCTTGATTTTGGAGGGCATGATCCCCTGGCGGCGCAGGGTCGCCGTGACGGCCGCCTCGTTGGGGGCTTCCATCTCGCCTTTCTGCGTGGCGCCGGTGCGGGTTTTTCCTTCCCAGGCAAATTTGGCCATGGCTGATCCTCGCTCCCTCAGGCCCGCGCCGCGGCGGCCGGGTTCATACGCTTGAGCACGGCACTGGGGTTGGCGATCATCTGGCGCAGTTCCTCGGGATCCGAGGAGCGGCCGATGGCGTCATCCAGGGTGATGTGCCGCTGGTGATAAAGCATGAACAGCGACTGGTTCATGGTCTGCATGCTGAATTTTTCCTGGCCCATCTGCATCTGCGAATAAATCTGGTGCACCTTGTCCTCGCGGATCAGGTTGCGGATGGCCGGATTGGGCACCATGATCTCCAGGGCCAGCACCCGACCGCGTCCCGAGGCGCGGGGGATGAGCGTCTGGGAGAGCACCCCTTCGAGGACGAAGGAGAGCTGGGCGCGCACCTGGGTCTGCTGGTTGGTGGGAAACACGTCGATGACGCGGTTGATGGTCTGCACGCAGCCGTTGGTGTGCAGGGTGGCGAAACACAGATGGCCGGTCTCGGCGATGGTCAGGGCGGCCTCGATGGTTTCAAGATCGCGCAACTCGCCGAGCAGCACCACGTCGGGATCCTGCCGCAGAATATGCTTGAGGGCTTTTTTGAAGGAGGCGGTGTCGGCGCCGACCTCGCGCTGGTTGACCAGGCATTTCTTATGGGGATGCAGGTATTCGATGGGATCTTCGATGGTCATGATGTGTTCCTGGCGCTCGCTGTTGATCAGATCGATCATGGAGGCCAGGGTGGTCGACTTGCCGCTGCCCGTGGGGCCGGTGACCAGCACCAGGCCGCGGGGCTTGCGCGAGATGTCCTTCACCACCTGGGGCAGGCCGAGTTCCTCGAAGGTGAGAATTTTGTAGGGGATCAGACGAAAGGCGCCGGCCACCGCGCCGCGCTGCATGAACAGATTGCCGCGGAAGCGCGACAGGCCCTTGACGCCGAAAGAGAAGTCGAGTTCGTTGTCCTCCTCGAACTTGCGCTTCTGCGCGTCGGTGAGAATGCTGTAGCACAGCTGCTTGGTTTCCGCCGGCGTCATGGGCGGCAGCTTGGTGGGCATGACCTTGCCGTCGATGCGCAACTGCGGCGGGGTTCCGGTGGAGATATGCAGGTCGGAAGCGCCCTGCTCGACCATGGTTTTCAGCAGCTGGTGGATATTGGCGGACATGATGGGTTCCCTCGCTGTTTAAAAAATCGGATCTTCAATCATCGGCGATGGTGCAGCGCAACACTTCCTCGAAGGACGTCATGCCTTCCCTGAGCTTGGTCAGCGCCGACTGGCGCATGGTTTTGACCCCCAGTCGCATGGACTCGCGCTTGATCTCGGCGGTATTGGCGCCGGCGAGAATCATTTCGCGAATTTCCTCGAACATGGGCATGACCTGATACAGGCCGACGCGGCCGCGATAGCCCGTGTTGTTGCAGTTGCCGCAGCCGCGTCCCTTGTAGCAGACGTAGCCGTCGACCTCCTCGGCGGGAACCCCGGCCTCGATCAGCGCCTGCTTGGGAATATCCTCCACCTCGCGGCACTCGGGGCATACCCGCCGCGCCAGACGCTGGGCGGTGATGAGATTAACCGCCGAGGCCACCAGAAAAGGCTCGATGCCCATGTTGAGCAAACGATTGATGGTCGAGGGCGCATCGTTGGTGTGCAGGGTGGAGAGCACCAGGTGGCCGGTGAGGGCCGCCTTGACGCCGATCTCGGCGGTTTCAAAGTCGCGGATCTCGCCGATCATGATGATATCGGGGTCCTGGCGCAGAAAGGCGCGCAGGGCGGTGGCGAAGTTGAGACCGATTTCCTCGTGCATCTGCACCTGGTTGATGCCGGCGAAGTTGAATTCGACGGGATCCTCGGCGGTGGAAATGTTTTCGGTGGTCTTATTGAGCTCGGCCAGGGCCGAATAGAGCGAAACCGTCTTGCCCGATCCCGTGGGACCGGTGACCAGCACCATGCCGAAGGGCTTGTGGATCTCGCGCTTGAACCATTCAAGGGCCTGGGGCTCGTAGCCGAGCTTGGTCATGTCGAGCTGCAGGTTGCTCTTGTCGAGCAGACGCAGGACCACCTTCTCGCCAAACAGGGTGGGCAGGCAGTTGACGCGAAAATCCATGTCCTTGCCGCCGGGCAGCTTGATCTTGATGCGCCCGTCCTGCGGCAGGCGCCGCTCGGCGATGTCCATCTCCGACATGATCTTGATGCGCGAGATGATGGCGTTCTTGAGCTTCATGGGCGGCTTCATCACTTCGTAGAGCACGCCGTCGATGCGGTAACGCACGCGAAACATCTTTTCGTAAGGCTCGATGTGAATATCGGAGGCCTTCTTCTTGATGGCGTCGGTAAGGATCAGGTTGACCAGCTTGACCACGGGCGCGTCTTCCGTGGCCTTTTCCAGAGCCGCGACATCGACGTTGTCGTGCTCGTCGACCACTTCCAGATCGATGTCGTCGAGATCCTCCATGACGTCGGCCAGGGACTGGCTCTGATCGTAATAGCGGTCGATGGCCGCCTTGATGGCCGTTTCCGCCGCCACCACGACCTCGATGTTGTAGCCGGTCATGAATTTGATGTCGTCGATGGCGAAAATATTGGACGGATCGCTCATGGCGACGATCAGCGTGGCGCCGGCGCGATTGACGGGGACGACCTGGTATTTCTGGGCGATTTCCGGTGGGATCAGACGAATGATGGCCGGTTCGATGTCGAATTCGTCGAGATTGATGGATGGAACACCGTATTGCTTGGACAAAAAGGCGGCCAATTCGCCGTCATGAAGAAAACCCAGCTTGATCAGACTGGCGCCCAGCCGCCCGCCGGCGGCTTTCTGGTCTTCCACCGCCTTGGCCAGTTGATCGCTGGTGATCAACTTGTTGCGAACCAGAAGCTCTCCGAGTCGATTGCTGGTCATCTCTGGAAAAACACTCCCTGGGACAATTTTTTGAAAGAGAATTTATAATAAATTTTTAACACGCAACAGTCAAGGCAGGCGTCATTTGTCATTCAGTTCGGCCAAAAGCCTGGATTTCATAACGCCGAAAGGCGGCGGTTGTCCAGTCCAAAGAGAAAAAGCCCGCTCACCCTGCCCCGCCAGCATGCCCAGACCATCGGTCACCAGATGACCGCGCTCCCGGGCACTGCGGCACAAAGGCGTTCCACCGCGCCGATACACCATGTCGCAAACCACCGCGCCAGGTGCGAGGGCGGGCCAAGGCAGGGGGATCTCCTCGCCGCGCAGACCCAGGCTGGTGGTATTGACCAGAAGATCCGCGCCGGCCAGGGCCTGGGCCAACTCATCCCCCGCACCCCGAGGCGACAGAGGCAAGATTGCAAAGGCCGTGCCCGGGAAATGCGAGGCGAAATGATTCACCAGGGCCTGGGCGCGCGGCAAGCTGCGATTGGCCAAGCCGATCCAGGCCGCTCCCCGCGCGGCCAGAGCCGCCACCGCCGCGCGGCAGGCGCCGCCCGCGCCCAGCAGCACGATGCGGCGGCCGGCCGGAGTAAAGCCGAGATCGCCGCGCAGGCTCTCCAGCAGTCCTTCTCCGTCGGTATTGTAGCCGCACAGGCGTCCGTCGCGATTGACGAGGGTATTCACCGCGCCGATCAGTCGCGCCGGGCCGTCAATTTCATCCAGCAGCGCCATGACCGCCTCCTTGTGCGGCACGGTCACATTGACGCCCCAGATGCCGAGGGCGCGCAGGGCGGCGACGGCGCCGGGCAACTGCTCCGGCCGGACATGAAAAGGCACGTAGACCGCATCGATCCCAGCCGCGCGCAATGCGGCGTTCTGCATCAAGGGCGACAAGGAATGAGCCACCGGATCACCGAAGATGCCCAATATCCGCGTTTTGCCGGAAATATCCGCGAAAGCCTGTCCCTGCACGCCGCCGACGTCCGTCATCCCTCGCCCCTCTTCTCCAGTTCGCAATCGCCCAGGTAGTCACGGTAGGCGATGATCGGCGCGCCGGCAAGAATATCCCGCGCCCGCGCGATGTCGGCGCGAATCGCTTCACGCAAGGCGTCGACTCCATCAAAACGCTGCTCGGCACGCAGGCGCTCGAAAAAATACAGACGCAGGGACTCGCCGTAGAGATTGCCGGAAAAATCCAGCAGGTGAACCTCGATACACAGGGCGTCGCCGCCGAAGGTGGGCTTGAGACCGATGTTGGCGACGGCATCATAGGTTCGACCGCGGTGGCGCGCCTTGACCGCGTAGACGCCCGCCGCCGGCAGCAATTCCTTGTCCGTGGCCAGGTTGGCGGTGGGAAAGCCCAGACTCGTGCCCCGATGGTCGCCATGCACCACGCGCCCCTCCAAATTGAAGTGCCGCCCGAGTAAGCCGACCACCTCGCGTACCTCGCCCTTGCGCACCAGCTCGCGCACGCGCGTCGAACTGTAAACCGCCTGACCCTGGGCGATGGGGGCCATCACCTCCACCTCGAAACCATGCTCCTGCCCCAGCTTTTTGAGCAGATCGACATCCCCGGCGCGCCCCCGACCGAAGCGATAATCGTAGCCCACCACGATATGGCGCACCCCGATGCGATCAACCAGCACCTGCTTGACAAACTGCTCCGGTGTGAGCGCCGCCAGATCCCGCGTAAAGGGCGGACAGAGCAGCACGTCGATGCAGGAGGCGGCGATCAGGCGCACCTTCTCCTCGTAGGTATTGATGAGACGCAGTTCCTGGTGAGGCGCCAGAACGCGCAGGGGGTGCGGCCAGAAAGAAAAGACGATGGCGGTGCCGTCGTGTTCCCGGGCCCGATGGACGACGCGGCGAAAGATCTCGCGGTGCCCGAGGTGCACCCCGTCGAAGTTGCCGAGGGTAAGCACGGCGTGAGGAAAAGGCTGTTCAATGCGGGAGAGATCGTTGATGACCTGCATGGGATTGCAAACTCAGTTTGCCGAAGACGGCGGCCTGAGATCCGTCAGGACGAAGTCGATTTGCCGCCGCTCCAGATCGACGTGCTCGACGCGCACCCGCACCTCGTCGCCGATCTGGAATACGCGGCGGCTGTATTCGCCGATCAGGCGATGTCGTTCCTCCTCGAAATGATAGAAATCATCCCCCAAGGAAGAGACCCGCACCAATCCTTCCACGAAAAACTCCTGAAGTTCGACGAAAAAGCCATAGGCCTGGACGCCGGAGACGATGCCGGCAAAGGTTTCGCCCAGGTGCCGCTCCATGAACTGGCATTTTTTCAGGGCGACGATGTCCCGTTCGGCCTCCATGGCGCGCCGCTCCCGGGCCGAGGTCAGCTCGCCCATCTCCGGCAGGATCGCCGCAAGACGCTGCTTTTCCTTGTCCGACACGCCTTTTTTGCCGAGAGCGCGACGCAGCACGCGATGCACCACCAGATCGGGATAGCGACGAATGGGCGAAGTGAAATGACAGTAATTGTCCGCCGCCAGACCGAAATGCCCGACATTCTCGGGAGAATAGCACGCCTGCTTCATGGCGCGCAGCATGACCTGGTTGATCATGCGTTCCTCGGGGCGCCCGGCAACCTCCTCCAGCAGCTTCTGCAGGTCGCGCGGCCGCACCTGGCCCTGATGCACGGGCAGGCTGAGATTGAAATGCTTGAGAAGCTCCTGGAACTGCTGGATTTTCTCGGGCGAGGGCGGCTCGTGCACGCGGTAGAGCAGCGGCACCTCGCGCTCGCCGAGAAAGGAGGCCACGGCCTCATTGGCCGCCAGCATGAATTCCTCGATGAGCCGATGGGCGAAATAGCGCTCGCCGCGCACGATATCCTCGATGTTTCCTTGCAGATCGAGAATGATTTCGGCCTCGGGAAGATCAAAATCGATGCTGCCGCGCGCGTGGCGGCGCGCCCGCAGACGCTCGGCCAGGGTCTTCATCACCAGCAGATGCGGATGAATGTCGGCATGACGGGCGATTTCCGCCTCGTCGCCCGTTTCGATCATGGCCCGCACCTGGGTGTAGGTCAGCCGCGCGCGGCTACGGATCACCGCTGGATAAAAGCGACTCTCCAGGCGCACCCCATCGCGATCAAAGAGCATCTCGGCGGTGAGCGCGAGCCGCTCGACGTTGGGATTCAAGGAGCAGATGCCGTTACTCAGCCTCTCGGGCAACATGGGGATGCAGCGCCCGGGAAAATACACGCTGGTGCCGCGCAGGTAGGCCTCGCGATCGATGAGATCGCCCTCGCGCACATAATGTCCGACATCGGCGATGGAGACCCACAGGCGGATGCGCCCCTGCCCCTCGTCGCGCACCGCCACGGCGTCGTCGAAATCCTTTGCGGTTTCGCCGTCGATGGTGACGGTGAGCAGTTCGCGCAGATCCTCGCGCCCGGTTAGTTCCTCGGGCAGCACCAGTTCGGGAATTTCGCTCGCGGCAACAAGCACTTCGGCGGGAAATCGATGCGGCAGGCCGTGCTGATGAATAATGGTCAGCACTTCGACCTCGGGATCGCCGGCCTCGCCGAGCACCTCGATCACCGTGCCTTCGGGGTTGCGGTTCTTGCTGGGAAAGGCATCGAGACGCGCCACCACGATCTGGCCGGAGCGGGCCTTGCCGCGGGCGTTGCGGGGAATGTAGACATCCTGCCCGAGACGCGGATCGGAGGGCACCACATAGGCGAATTTGCGGCTTTGCTCGAAGCGGCCCACCACCGTCTGGTGGGCGCGACCCACCACCCGCACGATGCGCCCTTCGGGTTTGTCGCCACGCAGCCCCCGCTCGACCCGCACCACTACCTGATCGCCGTGCATGGCCTCGCGGGCAAAGCGCGCGGGAATGAAAATATCCTTGCCCTCCCCCGCGCCGCTACTGACGAATCCGTAACCATCGCGATGCATGCTGAGGGTGCCGGTGACCAAGTTGACCTTGCGCGGCAGGGCGAAACGCCCGCCCTTGAGCTGCACCAGCGCGCCGCGCTCGACCAGATCATCGAGCAGGGCGCGCAAGCGCTTGCGGTCGCGACGCCCCACCCCCAAATGCCGCGCCACATCCTCCGGTCCCAAAGGGAAGCGGGCATTTTTTTCAAAAAAATCCAGCAACCGTTGAACGTTCAGTTCAGCGCTCATGACGGATTCCGGTGGATCAGCACGCCGGAAAATCAGCGACCGACTCGCCCTCCACGATGGGGTTGATGACCAGCCCGCTGAGCAGCTTGGGATAAAAATAAGTGGATTTCTGCGGCATCTTCTCCCCGGCGTTGGCCACGTCGCGCACCTCCGACATGCGCGGCGGATTCATCAGAAAGGCCGCCTGGAATTCGCCCGAGAGCACTGCGTCGAAAGGCTCGTCGAAATTCTTGACGTACTTGAGATGGGTCTGCTTTTCCTGGGCTTCGGGGCTGATCTTGAGCAGATTTTCCAGAATCAGGCGGTGCAGGATCGACACGTCGAGGGTCCGCAAAGCCTTGGGGCTTTTCTCGTCGAAGAAGCGATCCATCACCTCATCGTTCTTGAGGGTGAGATAATGAATCAGCCCCCCGCCGCCGAACAGGGCCAAGGCGTGCGCCTGGCGGCCCTTTTCCCGGAGTTTTTCCCGCACCGCCCGCCGGGCGGCGGGGCTCCTGCCGTCGATATCGACGCTTTCCACCTCGAAAAACTCCCCGAGGGCATCCAGCAGTTGGGGAATATTGAGATTGTCCAGGCCATGGAGCAGGCGATGGGTGGGAAAAATCAGCATCCCCTTGTCGTCCATGTTGGAAAAATACATGAGCACGTAGTTGAACAGTTCCTTGCCCGTATAGCCGGGATGCTTCTCACGCATCTCGTTGCGATAGTTGATGGCCGTCTCGTAGCGGTGATGACCGTCGGCGATGAACAGCGGCTTGTTGTCGATGAGGCATTGGGTCTTGGCGATGAGACTCGGATCACTCACCTGCCAGAGGCGATGCTTGACGCCGTCGGCGTCGACCACGTCGATATCCGGCACGCGTTCGCGCTCCTTGCGGTTGAGGGATTCGAGCACGCAGCAACTGTCGCTGTAGATGGAAAAAATCGGGCTGAAATTGGCGGCGCAGGCGCGGGTCAGGTTCAGGCGGTCGGTCTTGGGGCCTGCCAGGGTTTTTTCGTGGGGCTTGACCACCCCCGTGGAGAAATCCTCGATGCGGGTCAGGGCGATGAAACCCTGACGAATCACCATCTCGCCGTCCTCCAGGGGATATTCCTGATCGTAGAGGTAGATGGAGGGTTGTTCGTCGCGCACCAGGATCTGCTCATCGAGCCACTGACGAAAATCGCGGGCCGCGCGGGTGTAGCGGTTGTCGCTGTCGGTATCGTTCGCGTTGATGCGCCCGAGAATGAGGCGCACCACGTTATGGGGGTCGCGGCCGTAGAGCGCTTCCTGCTGTTCCGGAGAAATGACGTCGTAGGGCGGGGCCATGACCAGGTTGAGGTCGGTCACTTTCTTCAGATTGTAGCGCAGCCCGCGAAACGGAACGATCTTGGCCATCAGGGTCTCCTTGGGGGATGATTTACCATCGACGCACAGCGCCCTATCCTAAACCCGTGTCCCGATGGGATCAAGTTTTTGTTGGTTTAGAGCTCTTCCCCCTCTCCCCTGCCCTCTCCCACCCGGCGAGAGGGCAAACGATGACTCCTTGACACCCGCAAAAAATTTACTAAGGTTAACCGATGCGTTTGCCGCACGACCCGTCATCCCCATACCGTCAATGTTTCACGGTCAAGGAGCCCTGCCATGGACGAGTTCGCCGCCGATCCGCAAACCTGCCGTCAGTGCCGCGGCCTGTGCTGCCAGGGCCACCCCGGCGCCTGGGCCGACCCCGGGCGCTTTCTCGCGCGCCATTTCGAGCGCGAGCAACGCATCGACATTCCCTACCTGCGAACCACCCTGCCCTTTCTCGGCATGGAATTGCGCGATCTGTGCGGCGTGCCCGTGCCCACGCCGCGCACCGCGCCCTGGGGCTGCGTGCACCTGGGCGTTGCGGGCTGCAAGCTCGCTCCCGAGGATCGCCCGGACCAGTGCCGTGCCCTGATCCCCGATATCGAAACCTTGCTGCATGGAGAAATTCGCTGCCGCATGCCCGTTGAGTACGGCACCGGCACCATTCGCGAAACCTGGCGGGAATTTTGGGGGATCGAGGGGTGAGGGTTTTACGGAGCTTGCCCTGAGAGAATTGCTTCCATTTTTTCGACAAGCGGTGGCAATTCCGCTGTCACGGTCTGCCAAACGATGTCCAGATTGATGTCAAAATAGCCATGAATCAAACGGTTCCGCATCGCCACCATTTCCCGCCACGGCAAGGTGGGTTGCTGCTGACGAAAGGAATCCGAAACCTTGGCAGCCGCTTCCCCCATGATTTCAACAGATTTGACCAAGGAAAGGACCAGCATGCGATCGCGGTCCAGATCTTCCCTGCGCCGGCCAGCTGCAAAGCTGATCGCCTCGCGGGCGGCATCGACCATATGCCGAATACGAATGAGATCATCTTTGCTCATATTGGATCTCGGCCGTCGCCATTACCTCGGAACGAAAGTAACGACTTAAATCATCGGGCGTACGCAAATCCACAGTTCGTCCGCCCAAGAGGTCAGAGAGTTCCAATTCCAATTCGGCAAGCCGGATAAAGCCTGGCGTATGCCCTTGCTCAAACTCAACCAGCACATCAATATCACTCTCCGACCGAAAATCATCCCGGAGAACGGAACCAAAAAAAGAGAGTTCCCTAATGTGGTTGCGTCGGCAAAAATCGGCAATCCGGTCTTTGGCAATGTCGATGTTTCTGGCCATGAGCACACCCCATGAAATGAAAATCCATTGCAAGCCTAACATGAAATAACGAGGGGCTCAACCTGGCGGGGGAGCAATGCACGCGCCCCCGCCGGCTTTTCTCTACCACTGCATCCAGTAGACGGGATTGATCATGCGCGCGCTCAAGGCATCCACCGTGTTCACCCGGTTGCTTGAGCTGATCATCATGGTCACGCGCCCACTGGCGTCGATGAGGGTAACGATACCCGACGGGATGCCCTCGCCGATTTCGAGAATGCGGTCGGAGCGTTTGAGCACATAGCCGTCCTTATGGGCGGCGCGCTCATTGGCATCGTCGCCGTCGTTGCTCTTGTCGTTGTTGATGACCGCCTCTCCGGTCTTGGCATCCACCTGATAAACCCGCGCCACTCCGAGGTTGCCCGGCTTGCAGGGGTCGGGCGTGAGAATGATGTTGGGCGTATAGGTGGTGTAGTAGACCACGTTGTTGAACACGGTGGTGCCGGCCAGCACTTTTTCGCCGGCATGGCCGCTCTCGTTGAGTTTGATGAACCAGCCGTATTTACTGCTGGAGTTGAGCTCGTTAAGAATCGCGTTGATCACCGCCTGGTCGCCGGTATGCTGCAGGGTGTTTTCGGTGACATCCACCAGGCTCGATTCATTGATGCTGTCGGTGCTGCCCTGGCCGCGATCGATGACCGTGTACAGGCGATCGACCACGGCGCGATTCAGGGGATGTTCACGGTCGCCGCTGCCGAAATGCAGGATGGGATAGCCCTTGTTGAAGGTCACCGCCGGGCGATAAAAGAATTTGCGGCCGTTGCTGCCGTCGGTGCCGGGATTGGCGCGAAACACGATGCGCCCGCTCCAGTCGGTCAGGTTGCTGGACCCCACGTCGAAGCGCCACATGCGCCCGCCCGTGTCGCCGACATAGAGACGGTCGGTGAAGCCGTTGGCGTTCACATCGAGGGCGGTGATGTCCGAGGGAATGGAAAAGGTCAGATCGGGGTTTTGAGTCGGGCCATAGGACCACAGAATCGTGCCGGCATCGTCCGTCACCGCGTTGAACTTGCCGTCCACCTTGTCCAACCGCGCGATTTCCACGGCGAACACCCCGCGCCCTTTGGGATTGGCCTTGGTCGCCGTGACCCCGGACGAGGTGCGTGGCCCGCCGCCGTCATCGGCATTGGAAATATCCGTTGCCGCCGTGGTGTCCGCAGGGAAGAGCTGCGTGTTGCCGAAGCGCAAGTCCTCGTTGTTGTCGTAGCCGCCGCCAAGAAAGGCGACGATCTTGATCGCCGTGCCGTGCTTGATGCGGGCCAGGCGCGGCTGACTCCAGCTTTGTCCCATTTCCGCCCAGGAACTGCCGTCGACCTTGGCGACAAACTGCGGCTCTTCGGGGGACGTCACGTCGAGAATGTAGAAGGCCCCACGCGGATCTCCCAAGGTGCTGCCCGAGCCGCCGCGACGCTGCCCGAACATCAGCAGCACCTTGTCCCCCAAAAGGGGTTCGATGACGCCGTTGTCGTTCTTGTCGTGAATATAGGCGGAAATGGGCGCATCGACAAAGGGCGTGTGCACCCCATTGCGCATGTATTTCAGATGGCCGAGCACGTTGTCGGGAATATAGGCCCAGGCCTCGCTGCCGTCGCAGTCGCGAAACGCATGCAGCATGCCGTCGTTGGCACCGACAAAAATGTAGGATTTGTTGACCTCGCAACTGGCCTCGTTGGCATCGGTCATTGTGAAAGGCGCATAAGCCAGCACCAGGGGCTTGGAATGGAGAATGTCGCCCATAATCCAAGAACGCATCTGCGCGGTGTTGCCGTCGCCGTTGGCATCATAGGCATCCTGCCCGCGCACCCAGTTGATGAGAAGATCCGCCTCATCCTCATCATCCACATTGAGCAGAGCCGGGGTCAGCAGGCTGTTGCCGGGCACAAAGGCGTTCTTGCTTTCGGCGTCGGCAAGGGCCTTGGGTTGGTTAGCGACTTGAGGCAGGTAGGTGAAAATTTTTCGCGCGCTGTTCTGCTTCAGCAACTCTCCCGCCCCACCCTTGAGCACATCGCCGCCATCACCTGACGAACTCCAAAAAGACACGGAATTGGGCTTGAAATCGCCGG
This is a stretch of genomic DNA from Geoalkalibacter sp.. It encodes these proteins:
- a CDS encoding bifunctional riboflavin kinase/FAD synthetase; translated protein: MQVINDLSRIEQPFPHAVLTLGNFDGVHLGHREIFRRVVHRAREHDGTAIVFSFWPHPLRVLAPHQELRLINTYEEKVRLIAASCIDVLLCPPFTRDLAALTPEQFVKQVLVDRIGVRHIVVGYDYRFGRGRAGDVDLLKKLGQEHGFEVEVMAPIAQGQAVYSSTRVRELVRKGEVREVVGLLGRHFNLEGRVVHGDHRGTSLGFPTANLATDKELLPAAGVYAVKARHRGRTYDAVANIGLKPTFGGDALCIEVHLLDFSGNLYGESLRLYFFERLRAEQRFDGVDALREAIRADIARARDILAGAPIIAYRDYLGDCELEKRGEG
- a CDS encoding type II secretion system F family protein, yielding MAKFAWEGKTRTGATQKGEMEAPNEAAVTATLRRQGIMPSKIKERGKGLDRDLKIPGMEPRITTKDLVVFTRQFATMIDAGLPLVQCLDILGRQQDNKTFKKILVQVKEDVESGSTFADALKKHPKAFDELYVNLVAAGEVGGILDTILNRLAAYIEKALKLKKKIKSAMTYPATVVGIAFIVIAVILVFVIPAFESMFADFGGSLPAPTQVVINMSNFVQDYILAIIAGFVLLVFLFKKIYRTKKGRARIDDWALKLPVFGPLIRKAAVAKFTRTLGTMISSGVPILDGLDIVAKTAGNKTVETAIYKVRQSISEGKTIAEPLEKSGVFPPMVCQMISVGEQSGAIDTMLNKIADFYDDEVDDAVSALTAMLEPLLMLFLGTTVGGLVIAMYLPIFKLAGTVGG
- the rnr gene encoding ribonuclease R, producing the protein MSAELNVQRLLDFFEKNARFPLGPEDVARHLGVGRRDRKRLRALLDDLVERGALVQLKGGRFALPRKVNLVTGTLSMHRDGYGFVSSGAGEGKDIFIPARFAREAMHGDQVVVRVERGLRGDKPEGRIVRVVGRAHQTVVGRFEQSRKFAYVVPSDPRLGQDVYIPRNARGKARSGQIVVARLDAFPSKNRNPEGTVIEVLGEAGDPEVEVLTIIHQHGLPHRFPAEVLVAASEIPELVLPEELTGREDLRELLTVTIDGETAKDFDDAVAVRDEGQGRIRLWVSIADVGHYVREGDLIDREAYLRGTSVYFPGRCIPMLPERLSNGICSLNPNVERLALTAEMLFDRDGVRLESRFYPAVIRSRARLTYTQVRAMIETGDEAEIARHADIHPHLLVMKTLAERLRARRHARGSIDFDLPEAEIILDLQGNIEDIVRGERYFAHRLIEEFMLAANEAVASFLGEREVPLLYRVHEPPSPEKIQQFQELLKHFNLSLPVHQGQVRPRDLQKLLEEVAGRPEERMINQVMLRAMKQACYSPENVGHFGLAADNYCHFTSPIRRYPDLVVHRVLRRALGKKGVSDKEKQRLAAILPEMGELTSARERRAMEAERDIVALKKCQFMERHLGETFAGIVSGVQAYGFFVELQEFFVEGLVRVSSLGDDFYHFEEERHRLIGEYSRRVFQIGDEVRVRVEHVDLERRQIDFVLTDLRPPSSAN
- a CDS encoding type IV pilus twitching motility protein PilT is translated as MSANIHQLLKTMVEQGASDLHISTGTPPQLRIDGKVMPTKLPPMTPAETKQLCYSILTDAQKRKFEEDNELDFSFGVKGLSRFRGNLFMQRGAVAGAFRLIPYKILTFEELGLPQVVKDISRKPRGLVLVTGPTGSGKSTTLASMIDLINSERQEHIMTIEDPIEYLHPHKKCLVNQREVGADTASFKKALKHILRQDPDVVLLGELRDLETIEAALTIAETGHLCFATLHTNGCVQTINRVIDVFPTNQQTQVRAQLSFVLEGVLSQTLIPRASGRGRVLALEIMVPNPAIRNLIREDKVHQIYSQMQMGQEKFSMQTMNQSLFMLYHQRHITLDDAIGRSSDPEELRQMIANPSAVLKRMNPAAAARA
- the aroE gene encoding shikimate dehydrogenase, with product MTDVGGVQGQAFADISGKTRILGIFGDPVAHSLSPLMQNAALRAAGIDAVYVPFHVRPEQLPGAVAALRALGIWGVNVTVPHKEAVMALLDEIDGPARLIGAVNTLVNRDGRLCGYNTDGEGLLESLRGDLGFTPAGRRIVLLGAGGACRAAVAALAARGAAWIGLANRSLPRAQALVNHFASHFPGTAFAILPLSPRGAGDELAQALAGADLLVNTTSLGLRGEEIPLPWPALAPGAVVCDMVYRRGGTPLCRSARERGHLVTDGLGMLAGQGERAFSLWTGQPPPFGVMKSRLLAELNDK
- the pilB gene encoding type IV-A pilus assembly ATPase PilB; this encodes MTSNRLGELLVRNKLITSDQLAKAVEDQKAAGGRLGASLIKLGFLHDGELAAFLSKQYGVPSINLDEFDIEPAIIRLIPPEIAQKYQVVPVNRAGATLIVAMSDPSNIFAIDDIKFMTGYNIEVVVAAETAIKAAIDRYYDQSQSLADVMEDLDDIDLEVVDEHDNVDVAALEKATEDAPVVKLVNLILTDAIKKKASDIHIEPYEKMFRVRYRIDGVLYEVMKPPMKLKNAIISRIKIMSEMDIAERRLPQDGRIKIKLPGGKDMDFRVNCLPTLFGEKVVLRLLDKSNLQLDMTKLGYEPQALEWFKREIHKPFGMVLVTGPTGSGKTVSLYSALAELNKTTENISTAEDPVEFNFAGINQVQMHEEIGLNFATALRAFLRQDPDIIMIGEIRDFETAEIGVKAALTGHLVLSTLHTNDAPSTINRLLNMGIEPFLVASAVNLITAQRLARRVCPECREVEDIPKQALIEAGVPAEEVDGYVCYKGRGCGNCNNTGYRGRVGLYQVMPMFEEIREMILAGANTAEIKRESMRLGVKTMRQSALTKLREGMTSFEEVLRCTIADD